From a region of the Candidatus Brocadia sp. genome:
- the flgK gene encoding flagellar hook-associated protein FlgK — protein MSSDLQIGLSGLLAAQRAMLVTAHNISNANTKGYTRQSTIMATRLPFVTNAGTIGQGVELVKIIRHKDEYLNNRLRDISSSLGSASVNSQYLRELETVFNETSEASLNNALASFFKGINDLTQYTENMSSRAALFEKANTLTDSFHRIHDELNQMKIFVQQSIENKISEVNTLSENIAQLNEEISVTHVRGIEANDLLDKREVLLQDLSNLINITVTTQNNGMVNVSTQSGVLVSGSSFTSLVSEVDDSGEIEIGNIKNKNSKYVFSAGEIQGLQDFYNETAVRYKDKLDTLASGLIREVNKIHSEGVGLSGGFTSLFATNEVSSTTAMLNAAGLGIDPSSGDIYVTVINTATGEVTKNILSVDVTTDSLSDVQTALNGVAHLSASIADNKLRILAESGYQFNFSYALDPDPGNLGTSAASVSGVYTGQANDVYTFTALGTGTIGSTAGLQVEVKNSDGDVVATLDVGSDYVPGNTLTIGNGVSLSLTAGAITTGDTFSLDVVNDSDTTNLLAALGINAFFRGTDASDIAVDTDIADDVSRIAASIGEIGNTTNALRLAGLQHNASALENTTFADYLHQIASSLGEEASNAYRSEENFTDLETSLRNRRDEMSGVSTDEELVNLIRFQQAYQASAKYISIIDGLVEKLLTSIG, from the coding sequence ATGTCTTCAGATTTACAAATCGGTTTGAGCGGCTTATTAGCAGCCCAGCGCGCCATGCTGGTAACAGCCCACAATATTTCGAACGCGAATACCAAAGGTTATACGAGGCAGTCAACCATCATGGCAACAAGACTCCCCTTTGTTACGAATGCAGGTACGATCGGTCAGGGGGTGGAGTTAGTAAAGATAATCAGGCATAAGGACGAATACCTCAACAATCGCCTGAGAGATATTTCATCATCGCTTGGAAGTGCATCTGTGAACAGCCAGTATCTCAGGGAGTTGGAAACGGTATTTAATGAAACTTCAGAGGCAAGTCTCAACAATGCATTGGCATCTTTTTTTAAAGGCATAAACGACCTTACCCAGTACACGGAAAATATGAGTTCGCGGGCAGCCCTTTTTGAAAAGGCCAATACTTTGACAGATAGTTTTCATCGAATACATGATGAGCTTAACCAAATGAAGATATTTGTTCAACAGAGCATCGAAAACAAAATATCGGAAGTTAATACGCTGTCTGAAAACATTGCACAGCTAAATGAGGAGATATCGGTAACCCATGTGCGCGGTATCGAAGCCAACGATTTGTTAGATAAGCGCGAGGTGTTGCTTCAGGATCTTAGCAATCTGATAAATATTACCGTGACTACGCAAAATAATGGTATGGTGAATGTCTCTACGCAGAGCGGGGTTTTGGTATCAGGCTCCAGTTTTACAAGTCTAGTATCAGAAGTCGATGATTCCGGAGAGATAGAAATCGGAAACATCAAGAATAAGAACTCGAAGTATGTTTTTAGTGCGGGCGAAATACAAGGATTACAGGATTTTTATAATGAAACAGCGGTAAGGTACAAAGACAAACTCGATACCTTGGCATCCGGCCTTATTCGGGAAGTCAATAAAATCCACAGTGAGGGCGTAGGGCTGTCAGGTGGATTTACCAGTCTATTTGCCACAAATGAGGTATCAAGTACCACGGCAATGTTAAATGCCGCTGGTCTGGGGATAGACCCATCGAGCGGCGACATTTACGTTACAGTAATCAACACGGCGACCGGTGAAGTCACAAAAAACATACTATCCGTTGATGTTACCACGGACTCCCTGAGTGACGTACAAACTGCTCTTAATGGCGTTGCACACCTATCGGCATCTATTGCAGATAATAAACTGAGAATCCTTGCCGAATCAGGGTATCAGTTTAATTTCTCGTATGCCTTGGACCCCGATCCGGGGAATTTGGGAACCTCTGCGGCTTCGGTTTCCGGTGTCTACACGGGACAGGCAAATGATGTATATACGTTTACCGCCTTAGGGACGGGTACGATTGGGAGCACTGCCGGTCTTCAGGTAGAAGTTAAAAACAGCGATGGAGACGTGGTTGCGACGCTTGACGTTGGCAGTGATTACGTACCCGGAAACACACTCACCATTGGCAATGGCGTTTCTCTTTCACTTACTGCTGGCGCGATCACAACTGGCGATACGTTCTCCTTAGACGTTGTAAATGATTCTGACACGACCAATTTGCTGGCTGCCCTTGGGATAAATGCCTTTTTTCGTGGAACTGACGCCTCGGATATTGCCGTAGATACAGATATTGCAGATGACGTTTCGCGGATTGCAGCTTCTATCGGTGAGATCGGAAATACCACAAACGCGTTGCGTCTTGCCGGATTGCAACATAACGCCAGCGCTCTTGAAAATACAACTTTTGCAGACTACCTGCATCAGATTGCATCATCACTGGGAGAGGAAGCCAGTAATGCTTACCGGTCAGAGGAAAACTTTACTGACCTGGAAACAAGCCTGAGAAACCGAAGAGATGAAATGTCAGGGGTCTCCACGGATGAAGAATTAGTTAACCTGATAAGATTTCAACAAGCATATCAGGCTTCAGCAAAATACATCTCCATCATTGATGGCCTTGTAGAGAAACTGTTGACTTCAATTGGCTAA
- a CDS encoding flagellar hook-basal body complex protein, whose translation MGLSGALYSGISGIRAHQSMLDIIGNNLANINTYGYKSSRLLFSDMLSQTIATGANGNPMQVGKGVKLANISSDFSTGSMDATGSVYDLGIEGEGFFVVSNGDKNFFTRVGAFELDGNNVLIDKSSSYKVTDTNGNEIIVPINSTVSGQATSVVTVEGNLDNALTSSEAEVLIMTTSLEESSVAATATTALNDLDSNATDYSDGNTIIIRGTKSDGSSIPTTTFTYGLANDGTTVGDLISVINTAFSGDATASLDASGKIVLKADTAGNDELTLVLDDGSAVGSGETTWENHAFKGSTVEKTATIYDSQGGSHLVQLKFTKQMDNLWDLTAFMDSSDGTFASGDNTITDITFDDNGNFISSGDTTLQFDFNSISGTQSVAFDLGTLGDNDGITQNSGTSSVMANADGYSYGKFNKVAIDPDGIIKVVYTNGITQDLATLRLALFNNNNGLGKIGDNLYEQSNSSGEPMYVSANSGRAGLIRSGFLESSNVDMAIELTSLITAQRGFQLNTKVITTADEILAEIVNLKR comes from the coding sequence ATGGGACTCAGCGGTGCACTATATTCAGGGATATCAGGTATTCGTGCTCACCAGAGTATGCTCGATATCATTGGTAATAACCTGGCAAACATTAACACGTATGGATACAAATCATCCCGATTGTTATTTTCCGACATGTTAAGTCAAACGATAGCGACGGGAGCCAACGGCAACCCAATGCAAGTCGGAAAGGGAGTGAAATTAGCCAATATTTCATCGGATTTTTCGACAGGAAGTATGGATGCAACCGGGAGCGTTTATGACCTCGGCATCGAGGGTGAGGGGTTTTTTGTTGTTAGCAATGGCGATAAAAACTTTTTTACCCGAGTTGGTGCATTTGAACTTGATGGCAACAATGTTCTTATTGATAAAAGTTCTAGCTATAAGGTTACGGACACAAACGGTAATGAAATTATTGTTCCGATCAATTCAACGGTTTCTGGTCAGGCTACCTCTGTAGTTACGGTTGAAGGAAATTTGGATAACGCGTTAACAAGCAGTGAAGCTGAAGTATTAATCATGACTACCAGCCTGGAAGAAAGTTCTGTGGCAGCAACAGCGACAACTGCATTAAATGACCTTGATTCAAATGCGACGGACTATTCTGATGGAAACACCATTATTATTCGTGGAACAAAATCAGACGGGAGTTCCATTCCTACAACCACCTTCACGTACGGTTTGGCTAATGACGGAACAACGGTTGGAGATCTTATAAGCGTCATAAATACGGCATTTTCCGGTGATGCCACTGCCAGTTTAGATGCTTCAGGAAAGATTGTTCTCAAGGCAGATACCGCAGGAAATGACGAATTAACTCTTGTCTTGGATGACGGAAGTGCAGTTGGCTCAGGTGAAACAACGTGGGAGAATCACGCATTCAAGGGTTCTACCGTTGAAAAAACAGCGACAATCTATGATTCTCAGGGAGGTTCACATTTGGTTCAGTTGAAATTTACAAAACAAATGGACAATTTATGGGATCTTACAGCCTTTATGGACAGCAGCGATGGCACATTTGCCAGTGGTGATAATACGATCACTGATATTACCTTCGACGATAATGGGAACTTTATTTCCAGCGGTGATACAACGCTTCAATTTGATTTTAACAGCATTAGTGGTACACAGTCCGTGGCCTTTGACCTTGGCACTTTGGGTGACAATGATGGCATTACACAAAACAGCGGCACTTCAAGTGTTATGGCAAACGCAGATGGGTATTCGTATGGCAAGTTTAATAAGGTCGCGATAGATCCGGATGGTATTATAAAGGTGGTGTATACCAATGGCATTACACAAGACCTTGCGACGTTAAGGCTTGCATTGTTCAACAATAACAATGGTTTAGGTAAGATCGGGGACAACTTATATGAACAGTCAAACAGTTCGGGTGAGCCTATGTACGTTTCTGCAAATTCAGGCCGGGCAGGTTTAATCAGAAGCGGTTTTTTAGAGAGTTCTAATGTGGATATGGCTATTGAGCTAACATCACTTATTACAGCACAAAGAGGTTTCCAGCTTAACACAAAAGTCATCACCACTGCGGATGAAATCCTGGCAGAGATTGTCAATCTCAAGAGGTAA
- the fliW gene encoding flagellar assembly protein FliW codes for MLEMKEEYRENDSIVSLSTEKFGNLHIEKKNIITFDDGMLGFEDLKQFVIVDIEECLPFEWLVSVKDPLIAFPILNPIPFFTDYNPMKAINDLTSLSGDKKDIEVFCTVTLGKSASDVTINLKGPVIINMKDKKGKQFVLTEDYYSLHHPLLRA; via the coding sequence ATGTTAGAAATGAAAGAAGAATACCGGGAGAACGATAGTATTGTCAGTTTATCAACGGAGAAGTTTGGCAACTTGCACATTGAAAAAAAAAATATCATAACCTTTGATGATGGTATGTTGGGTTTTGAAGATTTGAAGCAGTTTGTCATTGTCGATATTGAAGAATGCCTTCCGTTTGAATGGCTCGTTTCGGTGAAAGATCCTCTTATTGCGTTTCCAATTCTTAATCCAATCCCTTTCTTTACGGATTATAATCCTATGAAGGCCATTAATGATCTGACATCTTTAAGCGGTGACAAGAAAGATATTGAAGTATTTTGCACGGTTACCCTGGGCAAGAGCGCTTCAGATGTTACCATAAATCTCAAAGGTCCTGTTATTATTAACATGAAAGATAAAAAAGGAAAACAATTTGTGTTGACTGAAGATTATTACAGTTTACATCATCCGCTTCTTAGAGCGTAG
- the flgL gene encoding flagellar hook-associated protein FlgL: MSFRITQESMGRTILSNIGLNLKKMQEIQEKLSTGKQINRPSDNPSGARKILGLKTEELKFQQFAENTEIARERMNYTLNSLENIQNILHKIKELGIQASNDTLGQTERKILASELNELLESVLQFTNTDNDGRYIFAGTKTSTMPFFAMRDSVGRISSVTYAGNNEEINYQIGPNTDIQINMPGGTVFQDKSVFSTLISMRDTLESDTFDSSSFLDLRNTLDTATDVLSTEITNFGAKTNRLELTSQSLENLRITLQELISYTEDADVASLIMDLKNQENILQSSLQTGARVIQPTLLDFLR, from the coding sequence ATGTCATTCAGAATAACCCAGGAAAGTATGGGCAGGACAATTCTCTCGAATATTGGTCTCAATTTGAAAAAAATGCAGGAAATACAGGAAAAACTATCGACCGGGAAACAGATCAACCGACCGTCAGATAACCCTTCGGGCGCAAGAAAAATCCTTGGGCTAAAGACCGAGGAACTCAAATTCCAACAATTTGCGGAGAACACGGAAATTGCAAGAGAGCGGATGAATTACACACTGAACTCCCTTGAAAATATTCAGAACATTCTTCATAAGATCAAAGAACTCGGTATTCAAGCCAGCAATGATACCTTAGGGCAAACTGAGCGCAAGATCCTGGCAAGTGAGTTGAATGAATTACTGGAGTCAGTTTTGCAATTTACCAATACCGATAATGACGGTCGGTATATATTTGCAGGTACAAAAACTTCTACCATGCCCTTTTTCGCTATGCGGGACAGCGTGGGAAGAATATCTTCAGTGACATACGCTGGCAATAATGAGGAAATTAACTATCAGATAGGACCAAATACCGATATACAAATAAATATGCCTGGTGGAACGGTCTTTCAGGATAAGAGCGTGTTTTCAACGTTGATTTCCATGAGAGATACACTCGAATCAGACACCTTTGATTCTTCGTCCTTTCTAGATTTAAGGAATACCCTTGATACGGCAACGGATGTTTTATCGACAGAAATCACCAATTTTGGAGCAAAGACAAACAGGTTAGAGTTAACTTCGCAGAGTCTTGAAAACCTACGCATAACCTTACAAGAATTAATATCATACACAGAAGACGCAGATGTAGCATCATTGATTATGGATTTAAAAAACCAGGAAAACATCCTGCAGTCCTCCCTGCAAACCGGGGCAAGAGTTATTCAGCCTACCCTCCTCGATTTTCTCAGATAA
- a CDS encoding rod-binding protein gives MEHCSSVKSLLLLQPSCVDTIKALRQQEGTKKDDLALKKASQDFESVLINFVVSSLWKTIQKSDLSGENDGGMETYTEIMHATLSQDIASKGGLGVAPLIYEQLIRNKALAEGAPVLSVRKDVACTQGSPRKGTDSALCCTEEKGLKGVVQP, from the coding sequence ATGGAACATTGTTCATCCGTGAAGTCTCTGCTTCTTTTACAACCTTCTTGTGTTGATACGATCAAGGCTTTGCGCCAGCAAGAAGGCACAAAAAAAGATGATCTCGCTTTGAAAAAGGCATCGCAGGATTTCGAGTCAGTGCTTATCAATTTTGTTGTTAGTTCCCTGTGGAAGACGATCCAGAAATCCGATCTCAGCGGTGAGAACGATGGAGGAATGGAGACTTATACAGAAATAATGCACGCCACACTTTCGCAGGATATTGCGTCAAAAGGGGGGTTGGGCGTTGCGCCGCTTATATATGAGCAATTGATACGTAACAAGGCATTAGCCGAAGGAGCGCCAGTGCTGAGTGTGCGAAAGGATGTTGCCTGCACGCAAGGCTCCCCGAGAAAGGGCACGGATAGCGCGCTTTGTTGCACAGAGGAGAAGGGATTGAAGGGAGTAGTTCAGCCATGA
- the flgF gene encoding flagellar basal-body rod protein FlgF produces MIVGLYTGASSMISQGDYQAVIARNLANINTVGYKKNVAVFQSYISQSSDKDMATASHGVGSSLGTIATDFSQGTLEYTGNDLDISIKGEGFFVVKADTGISYTRKGQFMLSRDMRIITPEGLPLLGHEGEIQIPQNTKSITVKEDGGISADGKEIGKIKIAAVSDLTALEPIGGCAYKLSDKVPQPKDSTDFKIAQRYLERSNVNAIDEMVNMISNMRGYQVGHKVTDSIDETLKKLIKLVS; encoded by the coding sequence ATGATCGTAGGACTTTATACGGGGGCATCGAGTATGATAAGCCAGGGTGATTATCAAGCTGTAATAGCACGCAATCTTGCAAATATAAATACTGTTGGATATAAGAAAAACGTTGCTGTTTTTCAATCTTATATTTCACAATCGTCAGATAAGGATATGGCTACGGCTTCACATGGTGTCGGAAGCAGTTTGGGTACTATTGCTACCGATTTTTCACAAGGTACTCTGGAATACACAGGCAATGATCTCGATATTTCAATAAAAGGTGAAGGATTTTTTGTTGTAAAAGCAGATACGGGAATTTCTTATACAAGAAAGGGGCAGTTTATGCTGTCGCGGGATATGAGGATAATCACCCCTGAAGGGTTGCCCCTCCTGGGTCATGAGGGTGAGATTCAAATTCCGCAAAATACGAAAAGTATTACGGTAAAAGAAGACGGAGGTATTTCTGCTGACGGCAAAGAGATTGGCAAGATAAAGATTGCTGCTGTCTCTGATTTGACTGCTCTCGAACCGATAGGTGGTTGTGCCTATAAATTATCAGATAAAGTACCGCAGCCGAAAGATTCAACCGATTTTAAAATAGCGCAACGCTATCTGGAAAGATCTAATGTAAATGCCATAGATGAGATGGTTAATATGATTTCCAATATGAGAGGGTACCAGGTTGGCCACAAGGTAACAGACTCTATCGATGAGACGCTAAAAAAACTCATTAAACTTGTATCGTAA
- the flgG gene encoding flagellar basal-body rod protein FlgG, translating to MIRALYTAATGMKAQQLYLDNVSNNLANINTTGFKRSQVNFQDLLYDKKFIAGSESAQGFEIPSGIQLGGGVRPISTSKVFSQGNQQNTNRSLDIAVEGNGFFQISRPDGTIAYTRDGAFELNSKGEIVTAEGLPLTPSITIQDAKEISIGTDGTVFIKGSDGSIQNVGQIMLANFPNPAGLESMGRNMYAETIASGSPIVSAPGEQGTGEIHQYALENSNVETVTELVNLITAQRAYEINSRAIKASDEMLSTINNLS from the coding sequence ATGATAAGGGCTTTATATACAGCCGCTACTGGGATGAAGGCTCAGCAATTATATTTAGATAATGTCTCAAATAATTTAGCCAATATAAATACCACCGGATTTAAGAGGAGCCAGGTTAATTTTCAAGATCTCCTGTACGACAAAAAATTTATTGCAGGTTCTGAATCTGCGCAGGGTTTTGAGATACCTTCCGGCATTCAGCTTGGTGGTGGCGTAAGGCCCATTTCCACATCCAAGGTGTTTTCCCAGGGAAACCAGCAAAATACCAATCGATCATTGGATATTGCCGTTGAAGGAAACGGTTTTTTTCAAATCAGCCGGCCCGACGGTACCATTGCCTACACACGGGATGGTGCATTTGAACTGAATAGTAAGGGTGAGATTGTGACTGCTGAAGGGTTGCCTTTGACCCCGAGTATTACCATTCAGGATGCCAAAGAAATATCTATTGGAACAGATGGCACCGTATTTATAAAGGGCTCAGATGGCAGCATTCAGAATGTGGGGCAAATTATGCTGGCAAATTTTCCTAATCCGGCTGGTTTAGAGAGTATGGGTAGAAATATGTATGCAGAAACTATTGCATCGGGTTCTCCGATCGTATCAGCTCCAGGAGAACAAGGAACGGGAGAGATTCATCAGTATGCACTGGAAAATTCCAATGTTGAAACCGTTACGGAGCTGGTTAATCTTATTACTGCGCAACGCGCTTACGAGATTAATTCACGCGCAATCAAGGCCAGCGATGAGATGTTGTCAACCATCAACAATCTGTCATAA
- the csrA gene encoding carbon storage regulator CsrA, translating to MLILTRKLGESITIGEEIRITVVDCQGKQVKLGIVAPKEVKVHREEIYEKIQEENMKAAKVSKQALIEVAQSMKKKEKKSGNSSKDTSSS from the coding sequence GTGTTGATACTAACACGGAAGTTAGGTGAAAGTATTACCATCGGTGAAGAAATAAGGATTACCGTTGTAGACTGTCAGGGCAAACAGGTTAAACTGGGAATTGTTGCGCCAAAGGAAGTTAAGGTTCATCGGGAAGAAATTTATGAAAAGATTCAGGAAGAAAATATGAAGGCTGCAAAGGTATCGAAACAGGCGCTTATTGAAGTCGCTCAAAGTATGAAAAAGAAGGAAAAAAAATCAGGTAACAGTAGCAAAGATACGAGTTCTTCTTAA
- a CDS encoding flagellar basal body L-ring protein FlgH, translating into MKKELVPCRFVIVFLVSILSLILNNGVHADSIWKKRVTTNTNLYNDNRARGIGDIVTVQINESTEITGTEDSSSDSAQSHSVNIDTANFLTKVLGDTSGYLPNIDSNTSHTFSGKGAYESNRNLSLELTAVVTELLANGNLIIEGNRDVNINGEKYNIKVSGIVRPIDISTDNIIQSSSIANANVTLEGKGFLTRAGKRGWWNRIYEVIWPF; encoded by the coding sequence ATGAAGAAAGAACTCGTTCCCTGTCGTTTTGTCATAGTGTTTTTGGTAAGCATACTATCCTTGATACTGAACAACGGAGTTCATGCAGACTCAATATGGAAAAAGCGGGTTACGACAAATACCAATTTATACAATGATAACCGTGCCAGGGGCATAGGAGATATAGTAACGGTTCAAATAAATGAATCCACGGAAATTACCGGCACAGAAGATTCAAGTTCGGATAGCGCTCAAAGCCATAGTGTTAATATCGATACGGCCAATTTTCTTACCAAAGTGTTGGGAGATACGAGTGGTTATTTGCCAAATATTGATTCAAATACCAGTCATACTTTTAGCGGGAAAGGGGCATATGAGAGCAATCGGAACCTCAGTTTGGAACTTACCGCGGTTGTAACAGAATTGTTGGCGAACGGAAATTTGATTATTGAAGGGAACCGTGATGTCAATATTAACGGCGAAAAATATAATATCAAGGTGTCTGGTATTGTAAGACCCATCGATATTAGCACAGACAATATCATCCAGTCATCATCCATTGCTAATGCCAACGTTACCCTTGAAGGAAAAGGGTTTTTGACACGGGCGGGGAAGCGGGGTTGGTGGAACAGGATATATGAAGTTATTTGGCCATTTTAA
- a CDS encoding flagellar protein FlgN: MNVWLDELVDTLERLSVTYEDLLETAKRKQSSLISGNIEALEMLMYQEKNQVEIAQLLDEKRQNIVKKYCQTHREEENNITLTSLIKEMDNLYRQKICVLLDKLTRLVKQLQEIQQTNATLIHYSLEITDDIIKILCPSAFQYPVYQHTGKKQDNKLSMVLIDTEI; the protein is encoded by the coding sequence ATGAATGTGTGGTTAGATGAGCTTGTGGACACGCTTGAACGATTGTCCGTTACCTATGAAGATCTCCTTGAAACTGCAAAAAGAAAACAAAGCAGCTTGATATCAGGAAATATTGAAGCGCTGGAAATGCTGATGTATCAGGAAAAAAACCAGGTGGAAATCGCTCAGCTTCTTGATGAAAAAAGACAGAATATCGTAAAAAAATATTGTCAGACACATCGAGAAGAAGAGAACAATATAACCTTAACGTCTTTAATAAAGGAAATGGATAATTTGTATAGGCAAAAAATCTGCGTCCTGCTTGATAAGCTAACCCGGTTAGTAAAGCAACTGCAGGAAATACAACAGACGAACGCGACGCTCATTCACTATTCACTTGAGATCACTGATGATATTATCAAAATATTATGTCCTTCCGCATTTCAATACCCGGTTTATCAGCATACGGGGAAAAAACAGGACAATAAGCTTTCCATGGTATTAATCGATACAGAAATTTAG
- a CDS encoding flagellar basal body P-ring protein FlgI encodes MNMIFVYARIGFFLVVFSFLVPCVKSGNAAMRVKDIAYVKGVRDNQLYGYGLVVGLQGTGDSQIFRVTRQLAVNIFEKLGVLIAEADFLSKNIAAVTVTVNIPAFARPGDKLDVVVSSIGDSKSLEGGVLLQTALQGADNEVYAVAQGPLSIGGYNIEGQSQSVRKNISTTAYISNGAIVEKEIHFSILQDKSISVVLRDPDFTTANRLVEAIHAHYPNAARAIDAAVVTIVPPKEFQSEDAIIRFVASIEELYVKPDSIARVIINERTGTIVAGENVRISTVAVAHGNLSITITEKPEVSQPGAFSSGQTAIMPRTEIQAEEEENKLNIIQEGVTIADVARALNILGVTPRDLISIFQAIKRAGALHAELVIM; translated from the coding sequence ATGAATATGATTTTTGTGTATGCGCGAATCGGTTTTTTTCTTGTGGTATTTTCGTTTCTTGTTCCCTGTGTTAAATCCGGAAATGCAGCTATGCGTGTTAAGGACATTGCCTACGTAAAAGGAGTTCGCGATAACCAGCTTTACGGATATGGTCTTGTTGTCGGCCTTCAGGGAACTGGTGATAGCCAGATATTCAGGGTTACAAGGCAGCTGGCAGTAAATATTTTTGAAAAACTGGGGGTGTTAATAGCAGAAGCGGATTTTTTATCAAAAAATATTGCCGCGGTTACAGTTACGGTCAACATCCCGGCATTTGCCAGGCCTGGGGATAAGCTCGACGTCGTTGTTTCTTCTATCGGTGATTCCAAAAGCCTTGAAGGGGGAGTGTTGCTTCAGACCGCTTTGCAAGGTGCTGACAATGAGGTTTACGCGGTGGCACAGGGACCGCTGTCCATTGGTGGGTATAATATTGAAGGCCAGTCTCAAAGCGTTCGCAAAAATATATCGACGACAGCATATATTTCAAATGGCGCTATTGTTGAAAAGGAGATTCACTTTTCTATTCTACAAGATAAATCAATAAGCGTTGTCCTGCGCGATCCTGATTTTACAACCGCAAATCGTTTGGTCGAAGCAATTCATGCGCATTATCCCAATGCAGCCCGAGCGATCGATGCTGCTGTTGTCACGATAGTTCCACCCAAGGAATTTCAGTCAGAGGATGCGATTATACGGTTTGTGGCAAGCATCGAGGAATTGTATGTTAAGCCAGACAGTATTGCCCGGGTCATTATTAATGAACGCACCGGTACCATCGTTGCCGGTGAAAATGTCCGGATTTCTACGGTAGCCGTTGCGCACGGGAATTTAAGCATTACCATTACGGAGAAGCCGGAGGTATCACAACCAGGAGCCTTTTCCTCTGGTCAAACAGCGATAATGCCAAGAACGGAGATCCAGGCGGAGGAGGAGGAGAACAAATTGAATATCATTCAGGAAGGAGTTACCATCGCTGACGTTGCACGGGCACTGAATATTTTAGGAGTAACTCCCCGAGATTTGATCTCTATTTTTCAGGCAATCAAAAGGGCGGGAGCTCTTCATGCGGAACTGGTTATCATGTGA
- the flgA gene encoding flagellar basal body P-ring formation chaperone FlgA, with the protein MMNLTYVIRLSAIIFLFVHTAVAEEIRIDLKEKVTLPEKQIVLNDIASLSCNNPFLLERVGNIQLGNTPWPGNVRKIERDSLAVRLVDEGIDMSEVAYSDVAFSLVSVESTTVTGDEILRVAREYLMSSLSRPEDEMIIESDRSIPDKLLPANEGDIHLEVAQVETNKDRGNIQLIVRILINNSLYLKVPVYFHVRVYETVVASRKKIDRNDTLTSDNLTISRMETTKLFKTTFVKMEDLIGKRASRSILPNTPITPEIVDNSPAIKKGDLVKVFVHSGNLHVVTKGVAKEDGCVGKIIRVKNLDSHKELYGRVEDSTAVKIVF; encoded by the coding sequence ATGATGAATTTAACCTATGTAATCCGATTGTCAGCAATCATTTTTCTTTTTGTACATACCGCGGTAGCTGAAGAAATTAGGATTGACCTTAAGGAGAAAGTAACACTACCAGAAAAACAGATAGTTCTGAATGACATTGCATCTCTTTCCTGCAATAATCCGTTTCTTTTAGAAAGGGTAGGCAATATTCAGCTCGGCAATACCCCTTGGCCTGGTAACGTCAGGAAAATTGAAAGAGATTCCCTTGCAGTACGTCTTGTGGACGAGGGTATTGATATGAGTGAGGTAGCATATAGTGATGTGGCTTTTTCCCTGGTATCCGTTGAATCAACGACCGTTACCGGAGATGAGATCCTAAGGGTAGCGAGGGAATACCTTATGTCGAGTCTGTCCCGGCCTGAGGACGAAATGATCATTGAGTCTGACCGATCGATACCGGATAAATTATTACCTGCCAATGAAGGCGATATTCACCTGGAAGTGGCGCAAGTTGAGACGAACAAAGACAGGGGGAATATTCAGCTCATTGTCCGGATATTGATTAATAACAGTCTCTATCTGAAGGTGCCGGTATACTTTCATGTGCGTGTCTATGAGACGGTTGTTGCTTCCCGTAAAAAAATAGACAGAAATGACACGTTGACCTCAGATAATCTGACCATAAGCAGAATGGAAACAACAAAATTATTCAAAACAACATTTGTCAAAATGGAAGATCTTATAGGAAAGCGAGCCTCACGCTCGATTTTACCAAACACTCCCATTACTCCAGAAATTGTGGATAATTCACCTGCAATCAAAAAAGGCGACCTCGTCAAGGTTTTTGTTCATTCGGGTAATCTTCACGTGGTAACAAAAGGGGTGGCAAAGGAAGACGGCTGCGTTGGCAAAATTATCCGGGTAAAAAACCTTGACTCGCATAAGGAATTATACGGAAGGGTAGAGGATTCAACTGCAGTGAAGATCGTCTTTTAA